GAAAGGGCTAATGAAATTTTGAAGAAGGATAAAAATAATTTTATGCCGGATCAATTTAACAACCCTGCCAATCCGATGAGTCATTATAAAACAACTGCAGAGGAAATAATCCGCCAATTGAATGATATAGATATATTTACCGCGTCTGTAGGCAGCGGAGGAACATTGACAGGTGTATCTAAACGCTTAAAAGAATATAACAGCAAAATAATAACAGCGGGAGCAGAGCCTTCAAAATCTGCGGTTATATCAGGAGGAAGCCCGTCATCTCACAAAATACAGGGCATTGGGGCGGGATTTATTCCAAAAACCTACAGTGGAGAAAATGTAGATGAGGTGTTGACCGTAACTGATGAGGAAGCCATAGACACGGCAATTGAGGTTTCAGCTAAAACAGGTATACTGGTAGGCATATCTACGGGAGCCAATGTTGCAGCTGCAAGAAAAATGGCTGAAAAATACGGAAGTAACAAAAAAATATTGACTGTTTCACCTGACGGCGGCGAAAAGTATATGTCGACGGTCAAATATTACTAAAAGGAGGAGACATTATGATGAAGTTTATTAAATCGATAATTGAAGATATAGATTCTGTATTTGGCAGAGATCCGGCAGCAAGAAATAGAATAGAAATACTATTTTTGTATCCTCATATAAAAGCATTGATAGCATATAAAATTTCTCACAGCCTATATTTGAAGAAAAGATTCTTCCTGGCTAGGTGGGTTTCAAATATAGGGAGAAGAATGACGGGAATTGAAATACACCCAGGAGCAACAATAGGAAAGGGACTGTTTATAGATCATGGCATGGGAGTTGTGATCGGCGAAACAGCAATTATCGGGAATAATGT
Above is a window of Sedimentibacter sp. MB35-C1 DNA encoding:
- the cysK gene encoding cysteine synthase A; translation: MSNFTTLNLIGNTPVVKLPEENIFVKMEKFNPGGSIKDRAALGMILDAEEKGYLKNNSVIVEPTSGNTGIGLALIGRLKGYKVIIVMPESMSAERRAMISSYGATLILTEAQKGMSGAIERANEILKKDKNNFMPDQFNNPANPMSHYKTTAEEIIRQLNDIDIFTASVGSGGTLTGVSKRLKEYNSKIITAGAEPSKSAVISGGSPSSHKIQGIGAGFIPKTYSGENVDEVLTVTDEEAIDTAIEVSAKTGILVGISTGANVAAARKMAEKYGSNKKILTVSPDGGEKYMSTVKYY
- the epsC gene encoding serine O-acetyltransferase EpsC; its protein translation is MMKFIKSIIEDIDSVFGRDPAARNRIEILFLYPHIKALIAYKISHSLYLKKRFFLARWVSNIGRRMTGIEIHPGATIGKGLFIDHGMGVVIGETAIIGNNVKMFHGATLGGTGNEKGKRHPTVGDNVIIGSSAKILGNIYIASGTKVGANAVVLHDTSPNSTVVGIPAKEVKKGSKIIYLNEYAI